A stretch of DNA from Candidatus Margulisiibacteriota bacterium:
TTACGGGTTACCAACTTCTCAGGCAAAACTTCTCAGCTTACTCATGGCAAGATATGGGGCTGGTTTTTATACTAATGACGGGGATGGGGCTGTTAATATTCAGAGCCAAAAAGGAGAGAACATTAAGTATCTATCAAAGGCATTAAGACATCAAAAGGTGTTTAAAAGCGAAAAGTTTGAAAAATACTTAAATAATGACTTCCCTGTTATTGTTGCTGGATGTGAGGTTGCGATTGCTGCGTCTGCTGCCGTTTTGGCATGGGGAGGGACTCCTTATCCAATAGCCTGGGAAAGTTTTTGGTGGTATCGTTTTGGCCCAGCAGCTTCTCTTGTTGTTGAAGTATATAATGATAAGGATGAAATCAATGAATGTATTGAAGCGCACTCGGGCATCCTAAAGGAAAACGCTACGCTATCTACAGCCCTTCTAGATTCGGTTGCTATTTTTGAAACCGTTGATCTTCAAACTATTGCTTCCAGCGAAGTTGGCGGCTCATTAGAAGCGTCGGCGCTATCTTTTCCTTTAGGTTCAGTCGTTCCCTCCGGCTATGAATCCATCAAAGTCAAAAGCATGACCGAAAACAGGAGCGCAATCGGCACTGTCAATCTGCCTGTCCCGATGACGCTTAAAGCGTTGTCCGCTTCAGGGGAAGGGGAAAGAAAATATGTGACGCAAATGACCGTGACCAAGCCGCCTACGCGGATCGCCGGAAAATTGAATTATCTGGTCCCGGCCTTAATGAAGAAATTTGAATATTCTTTCAATTTCGCCGCCTGGAAGCCGATCGAAAACGTGAATCCCGAAACCGGAGAATTTGTTTTGGAGAATTTGCCCTTTGCAGAAGGCCAAAACGTCCTGGCCGTCCGCGCCGAAAATGCCGTCGGTATAAAGTCCCATCAATTGCTGAAAATAATCCTTAACACCATCCCTTTACTAGCCTCCGAATTTTCTCCCATACCGGGGACATATACCAAGAACAACCAGCCGACTTTCAAAGGGAAATTCGCCAAAGCTGCTTACAGCGGCGATCCGCTGGAAAATGTCAGCTTAACTACAGCTAGGCTAATGATTGGGACGGAAGAAATTGACGTTACCGGACAGGTCAAGACCACGATCGGCGGCGGGACATACGACAAGCATATGTGGTTTGAATTTACCCCCGACGATCCGCTCCCCGACGGGCAATATACTCTGGTCGTTGTGGCTAACAGCAATGTCGGGATATCCCAGGCAGTTATGGACCTAACAATCGATACCACTGCGCCGACGATTGCCATGACACCCCTGCAGCCATATTCCCCCCGCGCCCCGGCCACGATTCGCTGGTCCGCTTCCGACGAGGCCTCGCCTAATCTCACCTCCGTCCGCTGTGATCTCTACGACTCAAGTAATAATCTAGTCACCACCATCGCCACCACCGATTCCCTCTCCAAAGGTGAAAATTTCTTCTCTTGGAACCCAGCCGAAACCAGCATTCCTGCCGATGGCTCTTACAAAGTAAAAATTAAGGCCTTCGACTTGGCCGGAAACTCCGCCGTTGCCGAACAACCGATTGTCATCGATTCAACCCCACCCACCGTTGCTACTGTCCACGTTGAGCCCAACCCCATGACCTCCAAGACCACCGAGCTGGGACTTACTGCCCGATCGGATGAGAAATCAACAGTGATCATTAAACTTAACAATACAACCAATAATTCAACGACCGCTTATCTTACCCAAGCCGCCCCGGCTTCAGATGGGAAAGGCGGCTTCCTCGCTGCCTATAGTTGGAAATACGGTGATATGTTTGCGAAAGGGCCGGAGGACGGGATTTACCGGGTTGAGGTTATCGCCCGCGATGAGGCCGGGAACGAAAGTGTCCCGAAGACATTGGAAGCCGTCCGTATCGACCGAACCCCGCCAAAAATATATGGTCAAATCACCAGTCCTTACGTCTTATCAAATATCGGTAAAAACGCTTATCAAACAACTTTGTCATATAATCTTTCTGACGCTTCGAACGTGAAAGTAAAAATATACAACTCCAACACCGGCACGCTTGTAGATACCATTCCTGCGGCGCCGGCGGCCAATGGTGCAAATCAGATCGCCTGGGATGGCAGCAGTTCGGCCCTGCCCAAAGGGGCGTACCGCTTTCAAATAATTGCGGAGGACGATATTGGCAACGTCGGCACAGCTTATGCTTCTTGCGTCAAGGATGGGATCGCGCCCGAAATTTCTTTCCCGGCGGAGGACGGAACCGAAGTAGCGGGGACGATCTCCATTCGCGGCACCGCCATTGATCCCGATTGGACCAACGACAAGCCGTTCAAAGATTATCGGGTATATTACAAGAAAGCCGGTGCAGATTGGCAAAGCGATTATATTGAAGTTCCTCAAGTCAATCGCGACCCTAAAGATCCGAAAAATATTTCCATTCGACCCCTGCAAAACAACTCGACTTTAGCCTATTTGTATACGAATAACCTTGAGAACGGCGATTACACAATTAAGGTTGAGGTTAACGAGGAAAACGGCGAGACATTGGCCGCCTCTCGTCTTATTAAGGTCAATAACGATTCAATGACTGCCTCCTCAATTCAAGCCCCATATGTCAAATTAAAATCTATTCAGCCATTGATCGAATTCAAAAGCGACGACTCCGTCAAACTGCCGCTCGGTTTCATCAACAGCGTCAAACCAGCCAATGTCTATGTTGAGGTCACAAAGACCGGAAGCGTTGAAACGCCGGTATACTTTAAATACTTCCCGAATATCCTCGGCGCGCCGTTCATCGGCAAGCCGGATTATAAAGCTGGGACTGATCTTGGTTACTTTATCTGGAGTGACGATGACGGATATCATCTTCGCTGGTCGGTTGATGGCTCAAACCACAAGTTCACTGGGAATATCATTTTAACCAGCGGCGCTGGTTATTCGGACGTTAAAACGATCGGCGGCGGCATAACTGTGAAATCCCCCCTCATCAGCTGGGATAGTTCAATATCAGGTGGGGAAGGAGGCATCGACTTCAAGGTTGCTGCCGGCCAGCTGATGATCTCGACTAAAACTGATGAAGACCCGGCTTCCCCCTCAATTACCGCCGATAATGTTTATCTCGGCATTTCAAAATTCAGTCAACAATATCTGCCGATAATTATCGATGTTGCCGGCCAGCGGCTGGTGGATGTTTCCAGCATGGGAAAAGCGGCTGAATCATCAAATCTTGAGCGGTCAACCCAAACGATCGACTGGAACGGCAAGCTCGATACCGGCGCGTATGTCGATAATGGCAGTTATATCGTCCGGGTCCGCGCGGAAGGGGTGGATGGGGTAGGGGTTGCTACCGATGAAGCGATGGTAGAAATCAAGACTCCGTTTGAAATTTCCAACTTAAGGGCTGATCCAGCCGACCGGAAATTCAGCACCATCGGCGGGATCGATCGGGTATCGGTCTTCTATAATGTTTCCAAGGATTCGATCGTCACGGCGAATGTGTTTGACAGCAGTGATAAATATGTCGCGACTATTGCTAATGGGAAAGAGGTTCTGGGGACAACCAATCTGAATAACCAGCTCTCGGTGGTCTGGCGGGGCAATTTCCCCGATCCTGACAGTGGGACGGTGGTAACGGGAGGGACGTATAAGA
This window harbors:
- a CDS encoding FlgD immunoglobulin-like domain containing protein: MKKILILLLLLLCIKGASNASFYDGTVTYPKYLVILVHGIGGNYANWTDKKYDDIKNIDINNLDNYGSYGGFKKHLEKPVSEGGLGLKGNVYAYNFSAPCGSAINNARELGDRKYHNPTPEMGGLCWLAKAKNDFKNNFKKVVGRDPSSSECPSRYILIVHSLGNYAARGYIYSNNLKGMFKEGFYNYDVDKVVFVDAVLNGSTMAYVPFATAYAIGSYASDQFNNLQNNGLPQFDWSSLKKKSYLETFSEIRSYTKEGLASFAALAAPYIKDQLLGGDLFGPYQFGADISGAFIMVPQLYNSLGGLRIPNTAWGGLPDLLPGEYFGNTARLLNNVEPLPQEYEPTYSIVYGSGMPVFEPYGTAAKEVAQLFSNTRYNYDCAQYIEQGALTNGFDSYDITKHVENDFLGKFLNMGYQKLTLFHPSFYGLPTSQAKLLSLLMARYGAGFYTNDGDGAVNIQSQKGENIKYLSKALRHQKVFKSEKFEKYLNNDFPVIVAGCEVAIAASAAVLAWGGTPYPIAWESFWWYRFGPAASLVVEVYNDKDEINECIEAHSGILKENATLSTALLDSVAIFETVDLQTIASSEVGGSLEASALSFPLGSVVPSGYESIKVKSMTENRSAIGTVNLPVPMTLKALSASGEGERKYVTQMTVTKPPTRIAGKLNYLVPALMKKFEYSFNFAAWKPIENVNPETGEFVLENLPFAEGQNVLAVRAENAVGIKSHQLLKIILNTIPLLASEFSPIPGTYTKNNQPTFKGKFAKAAYSGDPLENVSLTTARLMIGTEEIDVTGQVKTTIGGGTYDKHMWFEFTPDDPLPDGQYTLVVVANSNVGISQAVMDLTIDTTAPTIAMTPLQPYSPRAPATIRWSASDEASPNLTSVRCDLYDSSNNLVTTIATTDSLSKGENFFSWNPAETSIPADGSYKVKIKAFDLAGNSAVAEQPIVIDSTPPTVATVHVEPNPMTSKTTELGLTARSDEKSTVIIKLNNTTNNSTTAYLTQAAPASDGKGGFLAAYSWKYGDMFAKGPEDGIYRVEVIARDEAGNESVPKTLEAVRIDRTPPKIYGQITSPYVLSNIGKNAYQTTLSYNLSDASNVKVKIYNSNTGTLVDTIPAAPAANGANQIAWDGSSSALPKGAYRFQIIAEDDIGNVGTAYASCVKDGIAPEISFPAEDGTEVAGTISIRGTAIDPDWTNDKPFKDYRVYYKKAGADWQSDYIEVPQVNRDPKDPKNISIRPLQNNSTLAYLYTNNLENGDYTIKVEVNEENGETLAASRLIKVNNDSMTASSIQAPYVKLKSIQPLIEFKSDDSVKLPLGFINSVKPANVYVEVTKTGSVETPVYFKYFPNILGAPFIGKPDYKAGTDLGYFIWSDDDGYHLRWSVDGSNHKFTGNIILTSGAGYSDVKTIGGGITVKSPLISWDSSISGGEGGIDFKVAAGQLMISTKTDEDPASPSITADNVYLGISKFSQQYLPIIIDVAGQRLVDVSSMGKAAESSNLERSTQTIDWNGKLDTGAYVDNGSYIVRVRAEGVDGVGVATDEAMVEIKTPFEISNLRADPADRKFSTIGGIDRVSVFYNVSKDSIVTANVFDSSDKYVATIANGKEVLGTTNLNNQLSVVWRGNFPDPDSGTVVTGGTYK